The Hugenholtzia roseola DSM 9546 genome contains a region encoding:
- a CDS encoding S9 family peptidase has product MFETLSDIFTSKKHLLAATLLPLVWAMSGCQSKKTDTMDNQTTQKDSTVQIAPPTAKIEAYYHKEHGTERLDNYFWLRDDKRENPEVLAYLEAENDYLKKSLAHTDAFQDKLFAEMKGRIKEQDESVPYKKGNYWYYTRYEEGKEYALYARKKETLEAAESLLLDGNERGAGKSYYGVGAFSISPNENILAFSEDTVGRREYILQFKDLTTGQALADVIPNVEGIAWANDNKTIFYVKKHPETLRSFQVWKHVLGTEVSKDVLMHEEKDESYYTSVYKTKSDRYILISLNSTLNSEIRILDANKPEGKFEVFHKREPKHEYSLDHRGDKFYIRTNWEAENFRLMEVAVGKQQDKKNWKEVVAHRSDVLLEDFDLFKDFMVVSERKEGLIQMRIFNHKDNSEHYVPFKDPVYSVYTTSNPEMDTQTLRYAYTSLTMPNSTYDYNMESKETELKKMQEVVGGYNPDDYVSKRLWATATDGTKVPISLVHKKGIPQDGKSPLYINAYGSYGSSSDVYFSTIRLSLLQRGFTFAIAHIRGGEELGRQWYENGKLLKKKNTFTDFIDCTKFLQQQGYGSAENTFAMGGSAGGLLMGAIVNMNPELYKGVVSHVPFVDVISTMMDASIPLTTNEYDEWGNPNNKEYYDYMLSYSPYDNVKAQNYPNMLVTTGLHDSQVQYWEPAKWVAKLRATKTDNNRLYFYTNLTAGHGGASGRFSRLKEYALEYAFIFDLLGIKE; this is encoded by the coding sequence ATGTTTGAAACCTTGTCAGATATTTTTACTTCCAAAAAACACCTTTTGGCGGCAACTCTCCTTCCCTTAGTCTGGGCAATGAGTGGCTGCCAATCTAAAAAAACAGATACGATGGACAATCAGACCACACAAAAAGACAGTACGGTACAAATCGCACCCCCGACGGCAAAGATAGAAGCCTACTACCACAAAGAACATGGCACAGAACGCTTAGACAATTACTTTTGGCTGCGCGACGACAAACGCGAAAATCCCGAAGTGTTGGCATATCTGGAAGCCGAAAACGACTATCTAAAAAAGTCCTTGGCACATACCGACGCTTTTCAAGACAAGCTATTTGCCGAAATGAAGGGCAGAATCAAGGAACAAGACGAATCTGTACCCTACAAAAAAGGCAACTACTGGTATTACACGCGCTATGAAGAGGGCAAAGAATACGCCCTTTATGCCCGCAAAAAGGAAACCTTAGAGGCTGCCGAAAGCCTCCTGCTCGATGGCAATGAGCGCGGTGCAGGGAAAAGTTATTATGGTGTGGGTGCGTTTTCTATCAGCCCCAATGAAAACATCTTGGCGTTTTCGGAAGATACCGTAGGGCGCAGAGAGTACATTTTACAATTTAAAGACCTAACCACAGGGCAAGCCTTAGCCGATGTCATTCCTAATGTAGAGGGCATTGCTTGGGCAAACGACAACAAAACCATTTTTTATGTAAAGAAGCACCCCGAAACATTGCGCTCTTTTCAGGTCTGGAAACACGTTTTGGGTACGGAAGTGAGCAAAGATGTTTTGATGCACGAGGAAAAAGATGAAAGTTATTATACTTCGGTCTATAAAACAAAGTCTGACCGCTATATCCTCATTTCGCTCAATAGCACCCTCAATTCTGAAATTCGCATCTTAGATGCCAATAAGCCCGAAGGCAAATTTGAGGTCTTTCACAAGCGCGAACCCAAGCACGAATACAGCCTCGACCATAGAGGCGATAAGTTTTATATCCGTACTAATTGGGAGGCAGAGAATTTCCGCCTGATGGAAGTAGCGGTAGGAAAGCAGCAGGACAAGAAAAATTGGAAAGAAGTAGTGGCGCACCGCAGCGACGTGCTTTTAGAAGATTTCGACCTTTTCAAAGATTTTATGGTTGTTTCGGAACGCAAAGAAGGGCTTATCCAGATGCGCATCTTCAACCACAAAGACAATTCGGAGCATTACGTACCCTTCAAAGACCCCGTTTATTCGGTCTATACCACTTCAAACCCCGAAATGGATACCCAAACGTTGCGTTATGCCTACACCTCGCTTACGATGCCCAATTCTACCTACGACTACAACATGGAGAGCAAAGAAACAGAATTGAAAAAAATGCAGGAAGTAGTAGGCGGCTACAATCCCGACGATTATGTTTCGAAGCGTCTTTGGGCAACGGCGACTGATGGTACAAAAGTGCCAATTTCTTTGGTACACAAAAAGGGAATCCCACAAGATGGCAAAAGTCCGCTTTATATCAACGCATACGGCAGCTATGGCTCCTCTTCTGATGTTTATTTCTCTACCATTCGCCTAAGCCTTTTGCAGCGTGGCTTTACCTTCGCCATTGCACACATACGCGGCGGCGAAGAATTGGGCAGGCAGTGGTATGAAAATGGCAAATTATTGAAGAAGAAAAATACCTTCACCGACTTTATAGACTGCACCAAATTTTTGCAGCAGCAGGGCTATGGCTCTGCCGAAAATACCTTCGCTATGGGTGGCAGCGCAGGCGGCTTGCTCATGGGTGCAATCGTCAATATGAACCCCGAACTCTACAAAGGCGTGGTTTCACACGTGCCTTTTGTCGATGTCATTTCTACTATGATGGACGCTTCTATTCCGCTCACCACCAACGAATATGACGAATGGGGCAATCCAAACAACAAAGAATACTACGACTACATGCTTTCCTACTCGCCCTACGACAATGTGAAGGCGCAAAACTACCCCAATATGCTCGTTACGACGGGGCTGCACGATTCACAGGTGCAATATTGGGAGCCTGCCAAGTGGGTAGCCAAATTACGCGCCACTAAGACAGACAACAATCGCCTTTATTTCTATACCAACCTGACGGCAGGGCATGGCGGCGCATCAGGACGCTTTTCGCGCCTCAAAGAGTATGCCTTAGAATATGCCTTTATCTTTGACTTGCTGGGGATAAAGGAATAA
- a CDS encoding vWA domain-containing protein gives MLRLTTFLIFCLVFIGFEANAQLRLQYGNPSGKTATLGAKINFFIVADRSGSMSGEKMDKLNAALQDTWQKIAADPVLKQTAQVALIAFDDYATMERSPSTLTGNPQQPFLVATGGTNLTDALALVESAVTGNSQENVVIILSDGLPNDPSTALQAAQRLQSRAIVQAVAIGDAQGGGVDFSYMQNLVGQNNAAVLSGTKFKPLFSDIVDALRLHVNVLGGKILVPNYSFYIPNNNHWKK, from the coding sequence ATGTTACGTCTGACTACTTTTTTAATATTCTGCCTTGTCTTTATCGGATTTGAGGCAAACGCGCAATTAAGGCTTCAATATGGAAACCCAAGCGGAAAAACGGCGACTTTGGGCGCAAAAATCAATTTCTTTATCGTAGCCGACCGCTCTGGCTCGATGTCGGGGGAAAAGATGGACAAGCTCAATGCCGCCTTGCAAGATACTTGGCAAAAAATCGCTGCCGACCCCGTTTTGAAGCAAACTGCACAGGTTGCCTTAATTGCCTTTGATGATTATGCTACAATGGAGCGCAGCCCAAGCACGCTGACGGGTAATCCACAACAGCCCTTTTTAGTGGCGACTGGTGGTACAAATCTGACCGACGCGCTTGCCTTAGTGGAAAGTGCCGTTACGGGAAATTCGCAGGAAAATGTCGTCATTATCCTTTCCGACGGTTTGCCCAACGACCCAAGCACTGCCCTGCAAGCCGCACAAAGGTTGCAATCGCGTGCCATCGTGCAGGCAGTAGCGATTGGTGATGCCCAAGGAGGTGGCGTCGATTTTTCCTACATGCAAAACCTTGTAGGGCAGAACAATGCAGCCGTTTTGAGTGGTACTAAGTTTAAGCCGCTTTTTTCAGACATCGTAGATGCCTTGCGCCTACATGTGAATGTATTGGGCGGAAAAATACTTGTCCCAAATTATTCTTTCTACATTCCAAATAATAACCATTGGAAAAAATAA
- a CDS encoding rhomboid family intramembrane serine protease, with protein sequence MSVSSPKSIAAYIWYLPLLFVALFAFFFGIDLFLDLHLAKAVGFPRTGAGIVGIFLGAFVHGDLFHLFSNGLSFLILGVAVLFFYEKIGLKVFFLLYPLTGFGIWLFAHQGYHIGASGWLYGLAAFLFAGGIFRAEKASLMVSLAVAVLYSGLLAGILPTPEIKAAHISWEAHLIGLVIGFVLAFIYKDEKIRILQESEQAGAQKKQTAAAEKPTFGFVPLRGKHFYYTFKEKEK encoded by the coding sequence ATGTCCGTATCCTCTCCAAAATCTATCGCTGCCTACATTTGGTATCTGCCACTGCTTTTTGTGGCTCTGTTTGCTTTTTTCTTCGGCATCGACCTTTTTTTAGACCTTCATTTGGCAAAGGCGGTAGGCTTTCCACGCACAGGCGCAGGCATAGTGGGCATTTTTCTGGGTGCTTTTGTGCATGGCGACCTTTTTCACCTCTTTTCAAATGGGCTTTCTTTTCTGATTTTGGGCGTAGCCGTCTTGTTTTTTTATGAAAAAATCGGACTCAAAGTGTTTTTTCTTTTGTATCCGCTCACAGGTTTTGGAATTTGGCTCTTTGCGCATCAAGGCTATCACATTGGGGCAAGCGGTTGGCTCTATGGCTTGGCAGCCTTTCTCTTTGCAGGCGGCATTTTTAGGGCGGAAAAAGCCTCGTTGATGGTTTCCTTAGCCGTTGCGGTGCTTTATAGTGGGCTTTTGGCAGGTATCCTTCCAACACCAGAGATAAAAGCCGCCCATATCTCTTGGGAAGCGCATCTCATTGGCTTGGTGATAGGGTTTGTTTTGGCTTTTATTTACAAAGATGAAAAAATCCGCATCTTACAAGAAAGTGAGCAAGCAGGAGCGCAAAAAAAGCAAACGGCGGCGGCAGAAAAGCCTACTTTCGGTTTTGTCCCTTTGCGCGGAAAGCATTTTTATTACACATTCAAAGAAAAAGAAAAATAA
- a CDS encoding tetratricopeptide repeat protein, with protein MKQQLLEEAYALLQKRQFQEAHALFLRLQENEAADVRILYGLGLSYFYQQQIEAAIDTYTQALALAPTQAEIWSDRGVAYFHKGNKTAALNDLDEAQRLEPHNPYRYSSRAYIRASLKDLEGAIQDYEKAIELDPDDAVAYNNLGLLQDQLGYKQKAQKFYKKADALAQDQADAPSFAPKKEARKGEEEDAPVSQAEFKALKESILGNEQTEKQPSQIDAPPPKAKITLKSYWQVVCQIAQNKQERKAFWEFIKTTLQGKK; from the coding sequence ATGAAACAACAACTCTTAGAAGAAGCATACGCCCTACTACAAAAGCGACAATTTCAAGAAGCACACGCGCTTTTTTTGCGCCTTCAAGAAAACGAAGCTGCCGATGTACGGATTCTATATGGCTTGGGACTTAGTTATTTTTACCAACAGCAGATAGAAGCCGCCATCGATACCTACACCCAAGCCCTTGCGCTTGCCCCTACACAAGCCGAAATTTGGTCGGATAGGGGAGTCGCCTATTTTCACAAAGGCAACAAAACCGCCGCCCTCAATGATTTAGATGAAGCCCAACGCTTAGAGCCACACAACCCCTACCGCTATTCAAGTCGTGCCTACATTCGTGCCTCCCTCAAAGATTTGGAAGGTGCAATCCAAGACTATGAAAAAGCCATCGAATTAGACCCCGACGACGCTGTGGCTTACAACAACTTAGGACTTTTACAAGACCAATTAGGATATAAACAAAAAGCACAGAAATTCTACAAAAAAGCCGACGCTTTGGCACAAGACCAAGCTGATGCCCCTTCTTTTGCACCCAAAAAAGAAGCGCGAAAGGGCGAAGAAGAAGACGCGCCCGTCAGCCAAGCCGAATTTAAAGCCCTCAAAGAAAGTATTTTAGGAAATGAACAGACCGAAAAGCAGCCTTCTCAAATAGATGCACCGCCGCCAAAGGCAAAAATTACACTAAAAAGCTATTGGCAGGTAGTTTGTCAGATAGCGCAAAACAAGCAAGAGCGCAAAGCCTTTTGGGAATTTATCAAGACGACCTTACAAGGAAAAAAATAA
- a CDS encoding TetR/AcrR family transcriptional regulator: MENQPPINDSEPHFEAQNQAAQIKATFIKYVRERGVVPASIYNLMAEMGEKESLFYEYYSQFLNIEQEIWADWFEETITRLQNDEVYHEYSVREKLLAFYFTLMEVLKENRSYLVTIFDKRNGGFRNKTLHEFKEKFRNYIANLIDEGIDTQEVQPRMFLSGQYSNLIWAETEFLLRFWLRDSSKGFEKTDAAIEKTVNFVMDLVGRNLADSAFDFAKFLFQSVRK, translated from the coding sequence ATGGAAAATCAACCCCCTATCAACGATTCCGAACCCCACTTTGAGGCGCAAAATCAGGCGGCGCAAATTAAAGCCACTTTTATCAAGTACGTGCGCGAGCGAGGCGTTGTGCCTGCTTCTATCTACAACCTTATGGCAGAGATGGGTGAAAAAGAGAGCCTTTTTTACGAATATTATAGTCAGTTTCTGAACATAGAGCAGGAAATTTGGGCGGATTGGTTTGAAGAAACTATCACACGCTTGCAAAATGACGAGGTGTATCACGAGTATTCGGTGCGCGAAAAGTTATTGGCGTTCTATTTTACCCTGATGGAAGTTTTGAAGGAAAACCGTAGTTATTTGGTTACTATTTTCGATAAGCGCAATGGCGGTTTTAGAAATAAAACGCTGCATGAGTTTAAGGAAAAGTTTAGAAATTATATCGCAAATTTGATAGATGAGGGCATCGATACCCAAGAAGTGCAGCCCCGCATGTTTTTGAGCGGTCAGTATAGCAATCTGATTTGGGCAGAAACCGAATTTTTGTTGCGCTTTTGGTTGCGCGATAGCAGCAAGGGCTTCGAAAAAACAGATGCCGCCATCGAAAAGACGGTTAATTTTGTGATGGATTTGGTAGGTAGGAATTTAGCCGACTCTGCCTTCGATTTTGCCAAGTTTTTGTTCCAAAGTGTGCGAAAATAG
- a CDS encoding OmpA family protein, which translates to MNSHQSKLFSLLLFFCIFSFSIKNLQAQEKEFIHIKTLQKHSAKVTHVRFSPSGKYLATGDGQGKICIWETASQNLCFELQAQTDKITDIVFAADESFFVTTSYDGSILVWEMQEKNKKVKLLKRFQSPTIGAYGGIKGLEPTFAVITPDKEKIFFGGYNRQVYQINLKTKQEPKRVFSNPKYGITAGIITPDENFLVFTYGGEIAFYDIKNEQITKILGKHEAVPDFGCELDFSHAENKLGVWTVGGQVQFYDLEINQKVGQIQATTLQGSSAFAFSKQGEFILTGHINDEVLLWDLASKTIKQRLAPHSQAVLALDISSDGRYIATQDGEKVKIWSFQSQPDSEPEAGLEPPFSFEDFEIRKNETLNLKLNFPQSEYILVPEATNKLDLLYDFLTKHKDLRIALEGHTDNVGNARLNFELSRNRAKAARNYLINKGIDPKRIEAYGYGASRPLTDNSNEKNRQINRRVEMRIL; encoded by the coding sequence ATGAATAGCCACCAATCAAAACTTTTTAGCCTGCTACTCTTTTTCTGTATTTTTTCTTTTTCTATAAAAAACTTACAGGCGCAAGAAAAAGAGTTTATACACATCAAAACCTTGCAAAAACATAGCGCGAAAGTAACCCATGTGCGTTTTTCGCCTTCGGGTAAATATTTGGCTACAGGCGATGGGCAGGGCAAGATTTGTATTTGGGAAACGGCTTCACAAAATTTATGCTTTGAATTGCAAGCGCAAACCGACAAAATTACAGATATTGTTTTTGCCGCTGACGAATCTTTTTTTGTAACGACAAGCTATGACGGCAGCATTTTGGTTTGGGAAATGCAGGAAAAAAACAAAAAAGTAAAACTTTTAAAACGCTTTCAAAGTCCAACTATTGGGGCTTATGGGGGCATTAAGGGCTTAGAGCCTACCTTTGCTGTTATCACACCCGACAAAGAAAAAATATTTTTTGGGGGCTATAATCGACAGGTTTATCAAATCAATTTGAAAACAAAACAAGAGCCAAAGCGCGTTTTTTCAAACCCCAAGTATGGCATTACGGCAGGTATCATTACGCCTGACGAAAATTTTTTAGTCTTTACTTATGGTGGAGAAATTGCATTTTATGATATAAAAAATGAACAAATTACAAAAATATTAGGCAAACACGAAGCCGTACCTGATTTTGGTTGTGAATTAGATTTTTCTCATGCCGAGAATAAATTAGGCGTTTGGACGGTAGGGGGGCAGGTGCAGTTTTACGACCTCGAAATCAATCAGAAAGTAGGGCAGATACAAGCGACAACTTTGCAGGGTAGTAGTGCTTTTGCTTTTTCCAAACAGGGCGAATTTATCCTAACAGGGCATATAAATGACGAAGTTTTGCTTTGGGATTTGGCTTCCAAGACCATAAAACAACGCCTTGCGCCGCATAGCCAAGCAGTTTTGGCGTTGGATATTAGCAGCGACGGGCGTTATATCGCTACCCAAGATGGCGAAAAAGTCAAGATTTGGTCTTTCCAAAGTCAGCCCGATAGTGAGCCAGAGGCAGGTTTAGAGCCGCCTTTTTCTTTTGAAGATTTTGAAATTAGAAAAAATGAAACCTTAAATCTTAAACTTAATTTCCCACAAAGCGAATATATTTTAGTGCCAGAAGCTACTAACAAATTAGACTTATTATATGATTTTCTAACCAAACACAAAGACCTGCGAATTGCCTTAGAAGGACATACCGACAATGTAGGCAATGCACGTCTGAACTTTGAGCTGTCGCGCAATAGGGCAAAAGCTGCACGCAACTATCTGATAAACAAGGGAATAGACCCCAAACGCATCGAGGCATACGGCTATGGCGCAAGCCGACCGCTAACGGATAATAGCAACGAAAAGAATCGCCAAATCAATAGGCGCGTAGAAATGCGGATTTTGTGA
- a CDS encoding DUF6029 family protein, protein MNAFISSPLHLPSKTFVVGLFWTLLCLSPSLWAQQEETNTNQGLNLGTLTGNLQSDFRYYRKDSLINAEQPPEKIGSNNYLQLNYQRGNFRAGIRYEGYFPPLLGYPNNLRGNGLAHRFVGYSVGGLDVTAGHFYEQFGNGLVLRLQEDRFIGIDNAIDGLRVKYNFNDAVYLTGLVGKIRNGFLGLSEGTVRAVNADVYVSNFFPAPENGTRNLTLSVGGSYVSKYEPYLGTRDYISENIAAYSGRAALKFFNFSVDMEAAYKEGDPTRLNNYINKSGSAFLLNMNYSAKGLGLSFSAKRIDNMDFRAERTAIDNVMFINFVPANTRQHTYRLLTLYPYAAQQVAGEWGFQGEMVYTLPKNSVLGGKYGTTVMVNYATARNLTTRALPDERGYEAEPFLIGEKVYYQDFNIEINRRWNKKLRTIFMFAKLDYDKDQIEGRTGYGLVKSTTVIGEVQYKISKKTALRVELQHMSTEQDFGNWAYALAELTFAPNFSFYVADEYNYVSGDYTGTRKHYYDFGAAYVKGGNRFAISYGRQRAGLLCVGGICRIVPASSGFSFSINSTF, encoded by the coding sequence ATGAACGCATTTATATCCTCCCCTTTACACCTGCCTTCGAAAACCTTTGTGGTAGGCTTGTTTTGGACATTGCTCTGCCTTTCGCCCTCTCTTTGGGCGCAACAAGAAGAAACAAATACAAATCAAGGACTCAATTTGGGTACGCTGACGGGCAATCTACAGTCCGACTTTCGCTATTACCGCAAAGATAGTCTTATCAATGCCGAGCAGCCACCTGAAAAAATTGGCTCAAACAATTATCTCCAACTCAACTACCAGCGGGGCAATTTTCGTGCAGGCATACGCTATGAGGGCTATTTTCCGCCTCTTTTAGGCTACCCTAACAATTTGAGAGGGAATGGGCTTGCGCACCGTTTTGTAGGATATAGCGTTGGGGGTTTAGATGTTACGGCAGGTCATTTTTACGAACAATTTGGCAATGGCTTAGTCTTACGCCTGCAAGAGGATAGATTTATCGGAATTGACAATGCCATAGATGGTTTGCGTGTCAAATATAATTTCAATGATGCTGTTTATCTGACAGGTTTGGTAGGCAAAATTCGCAACGGCTTTTTAGGGCTTAGTGAAGGCACAGTGCGAGCCGTCAATGCAGATGTGTATGTGAGCAACTTTTTCCCTGCCCCAGAAAATGGCACGCGCAATCTGACCCTAAGCGTTGGGGGTAGTTATGTGAGCAAATACGAACCTTATTTGGGTACGCGCGACTATATTTCCGAAAATATCGCAGCTTATTCGGGTAGAGCCGCTCTAAAATTTTTCAATTTTAGTGTAGATATGGAAGCCGCCTATAAAGAAGGCGACCCTACACGCCTCAATAACTACATCAATAAAAGCGGTTCGGCGTTTTTGCTCAATATGAACTATTCGGCAAAAGGCTTAGGGCTTTCTTTTTCTGCCAAGCGCATCGATAACATGGACTTTCGCGCCGAAAGAACAGCCATTGACAACGTCATGTTTATCAACTTCGTACCCGCCAATACGCGCCAGCACACCTACCGACTCCTAACTTTGTACCCTTATGCTGCCCAGCAGGTAGCAGGCGAATGGGGTTTTCAAGGCGAAATGGTCTATACCTTGCCCAAAAATAGCGTTTTAGGAGGCAAATACGGCACTACGGTCATGGTAAATTATGCCACTGCACGCAACCTAACCACACGCGCCCTACCTGATGAGCGCGGCTATGAAGCCGAACCTTTCCTTATCGGCGAAAAGGTTTATTATCAAGATTTTAACATAGAGATAAACCGTAGATGGAACAAAAAATTACGCACCATCTTCATGTTTGCCAAGCTCGATTACGACAAAGACCAAATCGAGGGTAGAACAGGTTACGGCTTAGTCAAATCTACAACCGTCATCGGCGAGGTGCAGTATAAAATCAGTAAGAAAACAGCCCTGCGCGTCGAATTGCAACACATGAGTACCGAGCAAGACTTCGGAAATTGGGCGTATGCCTTAGCCGAGCTAACCTTCGCGCCTAACTTTTCTTTCTATGTAGCCGATGAATACAACTACGTCAGTGGCGATTATACAGGCACGCGCAAGCACTACTACGATTTTGGGGCAGCCTACGTAAAGGGCGGCAATCGCTTTGCTATTAGCTACGGCAGACAGCGAGCAGGCTTACTCTGCGTTGGGGGCATTTGTAGGATAGTGCCAGCATCGAGCGGATTTAGTTTCTCTATCAATAGCACTTTCTAA
- a CDS encoding type B 50S ribosomal protein L31, which yields MKKGIHPEYRDVVFLDTSSDFKFLTRSTVASKETTIWEDGKEYPLVKVEISSASHPFYTGAKGHVGAQAGRVERFNRLYGKKK from the coding sequence ATGAAAAAAGGTATTCACCCTGAATACAGAGATGTCGTCTTTTTGGATACATCAAGCGACTTCAAATTCCTTACTCGCTCTACTGTGGCTTCAAAAGAAACCACTATTTGGGAAGACGGCAAAGAATATCCCCTTGTAAAGGTAGAGATTAGCTCGGCTTCGCACCCCTTCTATACAGGTGCAAAAGGACACGTAGGCGCACAAGCAGGTCGCGTAGAACGTTTCAACCGTCTTTATGGCAAGAAAAAATAA
- a CDS encoding caspase family protein, protein MKRFLFFFFFYVGLAATSLAQQQYDWYVILAAATKDRSVGVDLSRDYQNAANNFKAIAQMLGYQLHLTQIEGDNFTAPHIKQALQNTLQKAKSSQNHRIVTFFSLSHGMNFEQATSELSYLVCNPHDNVYSSLQELLSSQEILETLHNSGAFESVHVWVEACNSIPRGSGAAPSKTLKPRLILTQNPLHDLLTIKGYTVMNAASYGQYAFAGVYSYALWAAIEQASNGQLAPDWEKSIFPFIKKTAETKAVRDMGAKQNPICYLNKVGGAPNVVHNNSPNSNPTPNTPNQQQGGNPVFQIIKGYSSTTAGRKN, encoded by the coding sequence ATGAAACGTTTTCTTTTCTTTTTCTTTTTTTATGTCGGATTGGCAGCGACAAGCCTTGCCCAGCAGCAATACGATTGGTACGTCATCTTGGCTGCCGCTACCAAAGATAGAAGCGTAGGGGTAGATTTGAGTCGAGATTATCAAAATGCCGCTAACAATTTCAAAGCCATTGCGCAAATGTTGGGCTATCAACTGCACCTTACGCAGATAGAAGGCGATAACTTTACTGCTCCTCACATCAAACAAGCCCTTCAAAATACCCTGCAAAAGGCAAAAAGCAGCCAAAACCATCGAATTGTTACTTTCTTTTCGCTCTCACACGGCATGAACTTCGAGCAGGCTACTTCCGAATTGAGCTACTTAGTTTGCAATCCTCACGACAACGTCTATAGTTCGCTACAAGAACTTCTTTCGAGCCAAGAGATTTTGGAAACCCTGCACAATAGCGGTGCTTTTGAAAGTGTCCATGTTTGGGTAGAGGCTTGTAATTCCATTCCGCGCGGCTCTGGTGCTGCACCAAGCAAAACGCTCAAACCGCGTCTTATCCTAACACAAAATCCCCTGCACGATTTACTAACCATCAAGGGCTATACCGTCATGAACGCCGCCTCTTATGGGCAATATGCCTTTGCAGGCGTGTATAGCTACGCACTTTGGGCTGCCATCGAGCAGGCGAGCAACGGACAACTTGCACCTGATTGGGAAAAAAGCATCTTTCCTTTTATCAAAAAAACAGCAGAAACAAAGGCAGTAAGAGATATGGGGGCAAAGCAAAATCCGATTTGCTACCTCAATAAAGTCGGGGGCGCACCCAACGTAGTGCATAACAATTCGCCCAACTCTAATCCAACTCCCAACACACCCAACCAACAACAAGGGGGCAATCCCGTCTTTCAAATCATCAAAGGATATAGTTCTACTACGGCAGGACGAAAAAATTAA
- a CDS encoding Rpn family recombination-promoting nuclease/putative transposase has translation MARFINPFTDFGFKKLFGTEENKDILISFLNAVLPDQQVVNLEYRQTEHLGLSEVDRKVVYDLFCENEKGEKFIIELQKAKQKYFKDRALYYTTFPIQEQAQKGEWNFRLLPIYFIAILDFVFEDESSKDEVKAQIKLVNVNNNRIFYDKLSFIFLQMPNFTKPLEQLETPEEKWFYLLRHLASLEEMPARLQEIAFKKIFKIAEVAQFSTNDRQAYEDSLKSYRDLKNSLDTSREEGREEGREEGREEGIEIGIEIGKQELSRIFVQNCLKNGLSIEQTAALSQLSVEAVLRIQSEMPS, from the coding sequence ATGGCACGTTTTATCAATCCTTTTACAGATTTTGGCTTCAAAAAACTCTTTGGGACGGAAGAAAACAAAGATATTTTGATTAGCTTTCTCAATGCTGTCCTGCCCGACCAGCAGGTAGTTAATTTAGAGTATCGCCAAACAGAACATTTAGGGCTTTCCGAAGTAGATAGAAAAGTGGTCTATGACCTTTTTTGCGAAAATGAAAAAGGCGAAAAATTTATCATAGAACTCCAAAAGGCAAAGCAAAAATATTTCAAAGACCGTGCGCTTTACTATACCACTTTTCCCATTCAGGAGCAGGCGCAAAAAGGCGAGTGGAATTTCAGACTCCTGCCTATTTATTTTATCGCCATTTTAGATTTTGTCTTTGAAGATGAAAGTAGTAAAGATGAAGTAAAGGCGCAAATCAAACTTGTCAATGTCAATAACAACCGCATCTTTTACGACAAGCTCTCCTTTATTTTCCTACAAATGCCCAATTTTACCAAACCGCTCGAACAGCTCGAAACGCCCGAAGAAAAGTGGTTTTATCTATTGCGGCACTTGGCAAGTTTGGAAGAGATGCCTGCCCGTTTGCAGGAAATCGCCTTCAAGAAAATATTTAAAATTGCGGAAGTGGCGCAGTTTTCTACCAACGATAGACAAGCATACGAGGATAGCTTAAAATCTTACCGCGACCTTAAAAATAGCCTTGATACCTCGCGCGAAGAGGGCAGAGAAGAAGGCAGAGAGGAAGGTAGGGAAGAAGGAATAGAAATCGGCATCGAGATAGGAAAACAAGAACTTTCGCGCATTTTTGTTCAGAACTGTCTAAAAAATGGGTTAAGCATTGAACAAACTGCCGCCCTTAGCCAACTTTCCGTCGAGGCGGTGTTGCGTATCCAAAGCGAAATGCCGTCTTGA